The genomic region GTAGTCGGCGCGGTCCCAGCCGCTCTCCGAGTAGCGGTTCTCGCTGCTGCGCGGGATCGGCGAGGGGTAGGACTGCAGCACCAGGCGGTAGGAGCCGGCCGCGTACCCGTCGGCAGCCATCACCGCCCGGATCTCGTCGATCGCCTTGCCGACCCCGGCCATCGCGGCCGGCATCTTGGCGTCGATCGCGGCCTGCTGGTCGTCGTGGCAGTAGGAGTACCAGATCAGGTAGTCCTTGGCGCAGGTGGTGATCACGTCGGCGAAGCCGAGGTCGTTGCCGCCGATCGAGAGGGTGACCAGCTTGACGGTGTGGGTGGCCGCGATCGAGGCGAGCTGGTCGGCCTGCGGGGCCTCGCCCTTGAAGGCCTGGCCGCCGTTGGCGGCGCGGAAGACGTTGGCGGTGGTGGCGCCGGAGCAGGCCAGGTTGATGGTGGTGGCGGCGATCCCGGTGGCGCTGTTGACCTCGGCCGAGTCCGAGCGGTCGCACCCGCTGGCGTAGGTCGAGCCGTACACGGCGGCCGGGTTGTAGCTGCTGCCGGTCCAGGCCCGGTCGGTGCCGGCGCGGCTGCCGGAGGCGGTGTCGCTGTTTCCCTGCCAGCGACCGGCCTCGCCGGAGATGTAGGAGTCGCCGAGGGTGACGCTCGCGGTCGGGCCGGCACTGGCCTGGGCCGGAGCGGCGACGGCCAGCAGGCCGGTGGCGGTGAGCGGGAGGGTGAGCAGGGCGGCGAGGAATCGATTCCTTCGGGGCCGCGTGGTTCTGGGGACGCGCGTGGTGCTGTTGCAGCTTTCGAGCACGGCGGAACTCCTGCGGTCGGCGACTCCCCGCTGAGTGGGGTGGGGAGTCGCTGGAGGTGAGGGTTGGCCGCCGGCCGGTGGCGCGATGAATGTGACATGCGCGCGATAGTTACCGCTAGGTAGCTGCAGGGACCTTTCCCGCTCTGTTACCGATGAGTTTCATAGCCGAGTTGCGAAACTCTGCGTAGTCAAATGCGACTGCCCGACCGCGAGCTCAGATCTGCCGCGCGGCCGCCCCCGCCGTCCCCAGCACCGCCGCCAGGTCGGCCGCCAGCCGCGGCGCCTCGGCCGGGTCCAACTGGCTGACCGTGACCCGGATTCCGGTCGGCGACTCCAGTCGGAAGGCGGCACCGGGAGTGACCGCCCAGCCACGCTGCAGCAGGCCCACCACGGCGGCCGTCTCCTGCGGCACCGGGATCCAGACGTTCAGCCCGCTCACCCCGTGGCCGCGGATGCCGTGCCCGGCCAGCGCCGTCAACAGGGCCTCGCGGCGCTCCCGGTAGGCGGCGGCCACCCCCGGCGGCGCGGCGCCGACGGTGCGCCAGAGTTCCAGGGCGGTGCGCTGCAGCAGGTGGCTGACCCACCCGGTGTCCAGGCGCTGACGGCCGAGCAGCCGGTCGACGGTCTCCGCCTCGCCGGTCAGCACCGCGAGTCGCAGGTCGGGGCCGAACGCCTTGGCGGTCGAACGGATCACCGCCCAGCGGGAGATGACGGGCCGTCGGTCCGGGCCGCAGGCGATCGAGTGGAACGGCAGGTCGGTGATGCCGTGCCCGTGGTCGTCCTCCAGCAGCAGCACCCCGGGGTGCTCGGCCAGCACGGCGCGCAGCTGAGCGGCCCGTTCGGCGGTGAGTGAGGCGCCGGTCGGGTTCTGGGCGCGGTTGGTGACGATCAGCGCGCGGGCGCCGGCCGCGCAGGCGGCGGCCACCGCCTCGGGGCGCGGACCGTGGTCGTCGAGCGCGACCGGCAGCGGCCGCAGGCCGTGTGCGGGGAGCAGGTCGAGCAGACTGCCCCAGCCCGGGTCCTCGATGGCGACGGCGTCGCCCGGGCGCAGTTGGGTGGCGAGCACCCGGTCGATCGCGTCCAGCGCGCCGGCGGTGACCGCGAGCGCGCCCTCGGGCACGCCGTCGGCCCGGAAGCCGTCGGCGGCCAGGGCCAGCAGCTCGGGCTCGGCGGCGGGGTGGCCGTAGAGCACCGGCGCCCGGTCGGCGGCGGCGCCGGCGGCGGCCAGCGCGGCGCTCAGTGGCGGCAGCAGGCGCGGGTCGGGGTTGCCGGCGGCCAGGTTGCGGGCGGTCGGCGGGACGTCCAGCCGGATCTGGTCGCGATAGGTGGTGACCGGGCGGGGGCGGATCCGGCTGCCCTTGCGGCCCGCGGTCTCGATCACCCCCCGGTCGCGCAGCAGGCGGTAGGCGGCGGCGACGGTGTTGGGGTTGACGCCCAACTCCTCGGCCAGCTCGCGCAGTGGGGGCAGCGCCTGCCCGGGCTCGAGCGCGCCGGCGGCGACCGCGCGTTCGACGTCGGTCGCGATCTCCGTGGCACGGCGGCCCTGAATCCGATAGTCTCCTAGCACAAACATGATTATGCACTAGTACATAGCTGAATGCCACCCAGGAGAGTGTCATGTCGGACGTCCCGGAGAGCTACGCCCGCACCGCCCGGACCACGCCCACCCGCTACAAGGATCGGGCCACCTGGGAGCAGGCCGAGATCCACGCCGTCCTGGACTCCTCCTGGGTCTGCCACCTGGGCTTCACCGACGGCGAAGGCCGACCGGTGGTGCTGCCGACGATCTTCGCCCGGGTGGACGACCGGCTCTACCTGCACGGCTCCACCGGCAGCCGCCCGCTGCGCGCGGCCGGGGCGCCGGCCGGCCTGCCGGTCTGCGTGACGGTGACCCAGGTCGACGCCCTGGTGCTGACCAAGTCCGCCTTCAACCACTCGGTCAACTTCCGCTCGGTGGTGGCGCACGGCACGGCCGAACAGGTCACCGACCCGCAGGAGCTGGCGATCGCGCTCGACGCGCTGGTCGACCAGGCGGTGCCCGGCCGCGCGAAGGACTGCCGGCCCGGCAACCCCAAGGAGCTGGCCAAGACCGCGGTGATCCGGCTGGTGCTGGACGAGGTGTCGGCCAAGACCCGGGCGGACGGCGCCGACGACGACCCCGAGGACGCGGGCCTGCCGTACTGGTCCGGCGTGGTCCCGGTGGCGACGGTGTACGGCGCGCCCGTCCCGCACCCGGGCACCGAGCGCGAACTGCCCGCGTACCTGCGGGACTTCCAGCCGGCCGGTGCGCCGTGCTGATCCGCAGCTGGGACCGGGGCAGCGAGGCCGAATGGCGCCAGTGGCTGGCCGGCCGCGACTTCGGGGTGCTGGCGGCCAACAATCCGGACGGCGGCCCACTGCTGGTCCCGACGCACTTCCTGCTGGACGCCGGGGCCGGCCAGATCCTGCTGCACCTGGCCGCCCCCAACCCGCTGCTCGCGGCGGTGCGCGCCGATCCACGGGTGACCCTGGCGGTGACCGACGACTACGCCTTCGCCCCCGGCCACTGGCGGCCCACCCAGGTGCCGACCAGCTACTACGCCTCCGTGCAGTTCGACTGCCGGGCCGAGGTGCTGGACGATCCCGCGGCCAAGGCCGAGATCCTCAACCGTCAGCTCGCCCACTTCCAGCCCGAGACGCCCGAGGCCCGGGTGGTGCCCGGCGAGCATCCCTACGGCCCGCAGCTGAGCGGCCTTCGCGGGCTGCGGCTGACCGTGTCTCAGGTGCGGGCGAAGTTCAAGTACGACGACAAGCTGACTCCCGAGCAGCAGGCGGCGGCGGGCCGACGGCTCGCCGAGCGGAACGGCCCGGGCGACCCGGGTGCCCGCGAGCAGCTGCTGCGCCGGCTCGCCCGGCGCGGCGACTGCCCGGCCGGTCTTGAGCCGACCGGGCCGCCGAACTGATCACGACACGCAGATGACGGGCCGAAGAACTGACCGACCGTCGGCTCCCGCCCCGCATAGCATCGTCCCCGCGGGCCGCCCGGCCCCGTCCGCGCGGCCGACCCGGAGATCCCGATGACGCAGAACGTCACCTTCCCCAGTAACGGGGGCCAGGCGCACGGCTACCTGGCGCTGCCGCCGCAGGGGCGCGGGCCCGGTCTGGTGGTGGTCCAGGAGTGGTGGGGTCTGACCACGCACATGACCTCGATGGTCGACCGGTTCGCCGCCGAGGGCTTCCTGGCCCTGGCCCCGGACCTGTACGGCGGCGCCACCACGCACGACCGGGTCGAGGCCGCCGAGCTGCTCGCCAAGCTGCCGGCGGAGCGCGCGGTGCGCGATCTGCGCGGCGCGGTCGACTTCCTGCTCGAGCATCCTGCGGTCGCCGGTGACGCGGTCGCGGTGGTCGGTTTCTGCATGGGTGGCGGCTTCGCGATGCGGCTCGCGGCGCTGGAGGGCGACCGGGTGGCGGCCGTGGTCCCGTTCTACGGGCTGCCGCGCGAGCCCGACTACGACTACCGCGGCCTGACCGCCCATGTGCTGGGCCACTTCGCCGAGCGCGACCACGGCCTGCCGCTGAAGACGGTGGACGAGGCGGCGATCCTGATCGGCGAGGCCACCGACCGGCGTCCCGAGATCCACTTCTACCCGGCCGGGCACGCCTTCATGAACGACGAGAACCCGGCGGGCAACTACGACCAGCTGCAGGCCGCGATCGCCTGGCGGCGCACCCTCAGCTTCCTGCGCGGACACCTGGGGTGAGTGGCAGCGCCGGGTAGCCGCCGAGCGGCGGCAGGTCCCAGCCGTCGGCGACCTCGCGCAGCAGCCGGCGCATCGTCTCGGCGAACGCCGGGTGCCCGGTGAGCGTGGCGGCCTGCTCCCAGCGGTGGCGCAGCAGCTGACGCATGGTCGGGACCGGGCGGCGGGTGGGGTGCCGGAGCCAGTCCTCGGTCAGGGCGCGCGACAGCGCCCGCACGGTCACGTCCACCGTCCAGACCGCGATGGCCTGTTCCATCCCGGCTGACCAGAGGGCGTCCTCGGCCAGCTCGGGATAGGCCTGCACCACCTCGGCGCGGTAGGCCTGCTCGGCCTCGGCGGCGAGCTCGGGCGGCAGCTCGAAGACGCACCAGCAGGTGGCGAAGGGCATCCGGCAGTAGGCGGCGGTCAGGAAGACCGAGACGTAGCCGGCCCCCTCGAAGTCGATCAGCCGCAGGCCGTCGGGGGTGATCAGGTTGTTGTCCGGGCACGTGTCCCCGGGGGTGAAGGCCGGGTAGCGCTCGCCGCCCGCGGTGCCGATCCGGGCCAGTTCCTCGGCCAGACCGGGCGCCGGGTCGAGGCCGGCCATCGCGAGCACACCGGGCAGCCGGGCGGCGTTCTGCTCGACCCACGGGTCCTCGTCCCAGCTCGGCATGCCGGGGTCGTAGCGCGCCCAGTGCTCGGCGAACTCGGCCCGGTGGGCGACCGAGCGGACGGCGAGCCGGCCCAGACCTCGGCTCCACTCCAGCAGGGCGCGCTCGGCGGCCTTCGGATCGTCACCGAGCAGCAGGTCCGCCAGCGTCGGCACGGCGCCGAGGTCGGCCATCACCAGCAGCCGGGCGTCCGGGTCCACGGCCAACAGCTCGGGGCCGGCCAGTCCGAGGCTCAGGCCGGCCGCCTCCCCCGCGAAGGCCCGGCGGGCGTCGGCCTGCTCGTCGAACGCCTTGACGATCACGCTCGCACCGTCCGTGGTGCGGCAGCGCAGCACCGCGCTGCGGCGGCTGCCGCCCAGGTCCACCGGTTCGGTCAGCTGCCGACCCAACAGATCACCGGCCAGGCGAAGGATCTCGTTCATCGGGGCATCCTGTCATCGACCCTCCGACCGCCCAACCCTTTTTCCCCGGTTTCCGACCGCCGGTCAACGGGTACCTCCCTCTACCTGTCCGTAGCGTGGACAGCCACCCTTGCCAACGTCATAGTCGGGCGAATGCCGAACCGAACCGAGGAACGTGCCCCGCGGGCCGGGCGCAGTTACCAGATCCAGACCGCCGCCACCGTGGTCAGCGGGCTCGGCAATGCCGGTGCGCCGATCGCCACCGCCTTCGCGGTGCTGCGGATCGGCGGCGGCGCCGCCGAGATCGGCTACGTCACCGGGGCCAGACTCGCCGCCACCGTGCTCTTCCTGTTGGTCGGCGGCGCGGTGGCCGACCGGCTGCCGCGGCACCGGGTGATGGTCGCCGCCAATCTCGGCAACGCGCTCGCACAGGCGTTGCTGGCGGTACTGGTGCTGACCGGCACCGCCCGGCTGTGGCAGATCGTGCTGCTGGCCGCCGCCAACGGGATCGGGCTGGCCTTCTTCGCACCGGCCGCCGAGGGCATGATCATGGAGTCGGTGGACCAGGAGCAGGCCGGCCGGGCCTTCGCGCTCTTCCGTACCGCGCTGAACTCCTCGCAGATCGTCGGCGCCGCGCTCGGCGGGGCGCTGGTCGCGGCGGTGGGTCCCGGCTGGGTGCTGGCACTGGACGCCGCCGGGCTGGCCGCGGCGGCGGCGATGCGGCTGCGCCTGCGGGCGCCGGCGCCGGTGGCGCCGCAGGGCGGGCCCGGGATGCTGGCCGATCTGCGGGTGGGCTGGCGGGAGTTCACCTCGCGGCGCTGGCTGTGGGCAGTGGTGGTGCAGTACGGGGTGGTGAACGCCTGCCTGATCGCGGCCGAATCGGTGCTCGGGCCGATCGTGGCGGACCTGCGCCTCGGCGGGCCGCGCCCGTGGGGCCTGGTGAACGCGGCGATGGGCGCCGGGCTGGTGGCCGGCGGGCTGCTGATGGTGCGTTGGCAGCCGCGCCGGCTGCTGCTGGCCGGCACCTTCGGCATCCTGCTCTTCGGGCTGCCCGCCGCCGCGCTGGCGGCCGGCGCGCCGCTGACCCTGCTGGGCGCGGCGATGTTCGCCTCCGGGGTCGGCGGCACGGTGTACGGGGTCAGCTGGATGGTCGCGCTGCAGCAGGAGATTCCGGCCGCCAGCTTCTCCCGGGTGGCCGCCTACGACTGGTGCGGCTCGGTGGCGCTGGCACCGGTGGGGACGGCGGCGGCGGCGCCACTGGCCGGCGGACTCGGGCTGAACGGGGCGCTCTGGGCCTGCGCGGGCGTGATGACGCTGCTGTCACTGCTGGTGCTGGCGGTGCCCGAGGTGCGGCGGCTGGCCCGGGCGGCGGTCCCGGGCGGCGCAGCGACGGTGTCGGGCAGCGCGGCGACGGTGTCGGAGAGCGCCCCGGCCGCGCCGTCCGTCCGCTTGGAGACGGCGGCCTGACGATCTCTCAGCACCACCATCAGCACCGGCGCGACGGCCAACAGCAGCACCGCGCCCGCCGTCATCGGCGCCCGCAGCCCCCAGGCGTGCGCCACCAGGCCGGCCAGTGCGGCGCCCACGGCCGTGCCGCCGTTGGCCACCATCTGGTACGCCATGCTGACCCGGCCGAGCAGCGCCTCCGGCACCAGGTCCTGACGCAGCGACACCGCCGTGACACCCCAGGCCAGGCTCAGCGCGCCGTAGACCACGGTGGCGCACCCGGCCGGCAGCCAGTGCCCGGACAGGCCCGTGCTGCCGAGCGCGAGCGCCGAGCCGACCAGGGT from Kitasatospora azatica KCTC 9699 harbors:
- a CDS encoding GDSL-type esterase/lipase family protein; the protein is MLESCNSTTRVPRTTRPRRNRFLAALLTLPLTATGLLAVAAPAQASAGPTASVTLGDSYISGEAGRWQGNSDTASGSRAGTDRAWTGSSYNPAAVYGSTYASGCDRSDSAEVNSATGIAATTINLACSGATTANVFRAANGGQAFKGEAPQADQLASIAATHTVKLVTLSIGGNDLGFADVITTCAKDYLIWYSYCHDDQQAAIDAKMPAAMAGVGKAIDEIRAVMAADGYAAGSYRLVLQSYPSPIPRSSENRYSESGWDRADYGGCPFWDADSDWARDSMVPEVSDNLAAVAASRGVQFLDLRDVLQGREVCSTSTRLATSGSAPSATTSEWARFVDTGLSASQGTVQESMHPNYYGQLALGRCLSLLWAKPTGTYACRNTPGQDASGMYLN
- a CDS encoding aminotransferase class I/II-fold pyridoxal phosphate-dependent enzyme, whose amino-acid sequence is MLGDYRIQGRRATEIATDVERAVAAGALEPGQALPPLRELAEELGVNPNTVAAAYRLLRDRGVIETAGRKGSRIRPRPVTTYRDQIRLDVPPTARNLAAGNPDPRLLPPLSAALAAAGAAADRAPVLYGHPAAEPELLALAADGFRADGVPEGALAVTAGALDAIDRVLATQLRPGDAVAIEDPGWGSLLDLLPAHGLRPLPVALDDHGPRPEAVAAACAAGARALIVTNRAQNPTGASLTAERAAQLRAVLAEHPGVLLLEDDHGHGITDLPFHSIACGPDRRPVISRWAVIRSTAKAFGPDLRLAVLTGEAETVDRLLGRQRLDTGWVSHLLQRTALELWRTVGAAPPGVAAAYRERREALLTALAGHGIRGHGVSGLNVWIPVPQETAAVVGLLQRGWAVTPGAAFRLESPTGIRVTVSQLDPAEAPRLAADLAAVLGTAGAAARQI
- a CDS encoding pyridoxamine 5'-phosphate oxidase family protein, producing the protein MSDVPESYARTARTTPTRYKDRATWEQAEIHAVLDSSWVCHLGFTDGEGRPVVLPTIFARVDDRLYLHGSTGSRPLRAAGAPAGLPVCVTVTQVDALVLTKSAFNHSVNFRSVVAHGTAEQVTDPQELAIALDALVDQAVPGRAKDCRPGNPKELAKTAVIRLVLDEVSAKTRADGADDDPEDAGLPYWSGVVPVATVYGAPVPHPGTERELPAYLRDFQPAGAPC
- a CDS encoding FMN-binding negative transcriptional regulator; its protein translation is MLIRSWDRGSEAEWRQWLAGRDFGVLAANNPDGGPLLVPTHFLLDAGAGQILLHLAAPNPLLAAVRADPRVTLAVTDDYAFAPGHWRPTQVPTSYYASVQFDCRAEVLDDPAAKAEILNRQLAHFQPETPEARVVPGEHPYGPQLSGLRGLRLTVSQVRAKFKYDDKLTPEQQAAAGRRLAERNGPGDPGAREQLLRRLARRGDCPAGLEPTGPPN
- a CDS encoding dienelactone hydrolase family protein, whose product is MTQNVTFPSNGGQAHGYLALPPQGRGPGLVVVQEWWGLTTHMTSMVDRFAAEGFLALAPDLYGGATTHDRVEAAELLAKLPAERAVRDLRGAVDFLLEHPAVAGDAVAVVGFCMGGGFAMRLAALEGDRVAAVVPFYGLPREPDYDYRGLTAHVLGHFAERDHGLPLKTVDEAAILIGEATDRRPEIHFYPAGHAFMNDENPAGNYDQLQAAIAWRRTLSFLRGHLG
- a CDS encoding MFS transporter yields the protein MPNRTEERAPRAGRSYQIQTAATVVSGLGNAGAPIATAFAVLRIGGGAAEIGYVTGARLAATVLFLLVGGAVADRLPRHRVMVAANLGNALAQALLAVLVLTGTARLWQIVLLAAANGIGLAFFAPAAEGMIMESVDQEQAGRAFALFRTALNSSQIVGAALGGALVAAVGPGWVLALDAAGLAAAAAMRLRLRAPAPVAPQGGPGMLADLRVGWREFTSRRWLWAVVVQYGVVNACLIAAESVLGPIVADLRLGGPRPWGLVNAAMGAGLVAGGLLMVRWQPRRLLLAGTFGILLFGLPAAALAAGAPLTLLGAAMFASGVGGTVYGVSWMVALQQEIPAASFSRVAAYDWCGSVALAPVGTAAAAPLAGGLGLNGALWACAGVMTLLSLLVLAVPEVRRLARAAVPGGAATVSGSAATVSESAPAAPSVRLETAA